GGCTGCCTTGGCAGGGGAGGGCTATCTTGTTGCCGTGCCTGAGGTTTACCATGAGTTCGAGGAGCCCGGCACGGTGCTGGCCTATGACCAGGCGGGATCAGATCGTGGCAATGAGCTGAAGTATGCCAAGGAACTCGCGTCTTACGATGAAGACGTGGACGTGGTGGTGACCTGGCTCAAGGGGCATGAAGGCTGCACCGGAAAGATCGCCAGCTATGGCGTGTGTCTCGGTGGTCACCTGGCGCTGCGCGCGGGCTACCATCCCGGCATCTCCGCCATCGCGGCCTATTACCCGACCGATGTCCATTCGGCAACGCTCGGTGCCGGAAAGTCCGATGATACTTTGAAGCGCATCGCGAAGCTCGATGCCTCCATGCTTTTCGTCTGGGGTCGCCAGGACCCGCACATCCCGAAGGAAGGACGCGAACTCATTCATCGGGCGCTGGAGGAATGCGGAGCCGATTTTGAATGGCACGAATTCAATGCCGCGCACGCCTTCCTCCGCGATGAAGGTCCGCGCTACAATCCGGCCTTGGCTAGGGTCTGTATGAGCTTGCTTTTGAGATATCTCGGAGAAAAGCTTTCCTCATGAGCCGGAAAGGTGTCGTCCTGCTTTCCGTTCTTGCTTTTCTGGTCCTTGGACTGGGCTTGGCACTGATTTCCGTTCGAGGTCCGGAGCCGGCGATTCGTCCGACAGGAGCGGACAGGCAAGCGGCTCAAGAACCTGAACGGAAGTTGTCACCGCGAGCTGTGGGCAAGCTGGCAGACCAGCCGGATCCCGGCGGTCATCCTGCCCAAGTGGATACAGTGGCGAAGACAAAGCTAGCGGAGCGCGAGGAGGGCTTGAGCATCCGTGACCTGCGGAAGCACGGGATCTTTGTGGAGGCAGAGCAGGTAGGGAAGAATTCGGCATCCGGAAAGGTTCGGGTGACCGTTCCCGGCGGCGCGTTTTTGGAAGCGGATCGCGCCAAAATGAGCAGCAACGGAATGCTGGTTGCCGAAGGAAATCCGGTGATGGTGAAGGGAGAAATGCGCGCCAACGTGGGTGGGGAGAACGGAGCGATGGCGATCTATTTCGATGAGGGAAAGCAGAGCGTGGTCATGCGGGCCGGCGCCGCAGACAGGGTGACCGATGAGTCGAGGGACGAGAGCAATGTTACGGATCCAGACCGGGGTAACCTAGGCCCGGACCCAGAAGAGTGAGTCGGGGCACACGTTGCCTACCCTGGCAGTAGAAGAAGGCGTGCATCCCGCCTATGACTTCCCCGTGAAAAACCTTCGGGCATGGGGCAAATCGGGATTCGGAGACCGTCGCTTGCACGCACCGCGTCTGTGCGTGAGAGGTTTCTCCGCAGGGATTCTTGGGGTGTCTTCACCTGTTAATTTCCTTGTTTTAACAGGCATAACAGGTGCGGTTCCGGGTTCGGAATTTCGGGGCCTTACGGCTTCTCGAAGCTCAGGTACACCACGCTGCCATCGAGCCGCAATCTCACTTCTGTGCCTGTCTGTTTCGGCAAGGCGATCTCCTTGGATTTTTCGGCCAGGACCATCTTCGTCGCCCCGACCAGCTTTCCCGGAACCTTGTCCAAAGTCGCGTCACGGGCTTCGTTCGCACCGCTCGGCACCCAGGCTGCCCAGATCACCTTCTTCGGGTCCGTGGCATGCGCATACTCCTGAACCCGTAGCACTCCAGCCTCATTCTTCACCATGCGGCCGAAGCGGTAGTCCCCGAGCGTCCTCTGCAAATGGCTCACCGCATGAAACGACGGCTTCGGCTGGAAGTTCCGCGTCAGGCCCGAGCTCGCATGCAGGCTCGGCTTGTCGTCGTCATTGAAGAAATAGATGTAAGCCCGCTCCACCGGCATCGCGGAGAAGACCAGCAGCGAGCGCACGGTCCACTGGGCCTGCTGCTCATCGGTCACTCCGACCCACTTCGAAAAATCGCCCGAGCTCTCCGGCGGCTTGGTCGTGCTGTCGTATCCGAACTCCGTGATCCAGACCGGCTTGCCCGCGGCATGCTTGTCCCGCCATTGGCAAAGGTCCTCGATGTCCTTGAGATACTTTGGCAGCGCCGGGTCCTCCGGATAGCTCCGCTTCCAGGTCGGCCAGTTCTCCAACTGGGCGTAGCTGTGAATACTAAGAACATCGTAGAAAGACTCGAGCCCTGCCAGGCAGTCCACGCTCTTCTCGTAGTCGCCGCTCTTTCCGGCCGTGAGATTGCAGGTGGAGATCTTCAGCTTGGGATCGCCCTCGCGCACGCCGGCAGCCATCGCCTTCAGCATCCGGGCATAGTCGGCATCGCTCCACTTGCCCGGCTCGTTTCCGATCTCAACGGACTCCACCAGCTTGCGGGTTCCGGAAGGGCCGAATTCCTTGGCAAAGGCGCGCCCATAGGCGTTCGCATCCTTTTCGATGTCCTTCCAGTCTCCCTGCGGGATCGACTCGAACATCAGGCAGGCATCGGTCACCCAGCCCTGCTTCTGCCAGGATCCGTAAACGCCGCTCCAGTCCACCCGGTTCTTGGCAAAAGGGAACTCCGGCAGCACCGGCGTCTCCTTTCCCAAGTCCCACTCCACGGGATGGTAGTCGCGCACCAGCCGGCCGATTGGCTGATAGAGTTCCGGCTTGAATTGGACGGTGTGGCCATTGAGCCCGATGAAATCGCGCATCAGCGGTCGCGGCTCCGCGTGGAGGGTGGCGCTGCCGAGCAGGAGCGAAACAAGCGTTT
This portion of the Luteolibacter luteus genome encodes:
- a CDS encoding dienelactone hydrolase family protein yields the protein MATLTETYVDLETTRGSMRVHVFAPVSAGPVPAVIFYSEIFQATGPIRRMAAALAGEGYLVAVPEVYHEFEEPGTVLAYDQAGSDRGNELKYAKELASYDEDVDVVVTWLKGHEGCTGKIASYGVCLGGHLALRAGYHPGISAIAAYYPTDVHSATLGAGKSDDTLKRIAKLDASMLFVWGRQDPHIPKEGRELIHRALEECGADFEWHEFNAAHAFLRDEGPRYNPALARVCMSLLLRYLGEKLSS
- a CDS encoding cellulase family glycosylhydrolase, producing MRKTLVSLLLGSATLHAEPRPLMRDFIGLNGHTVQFKPELYQPIGRLVRDYHPVEWDLGKETPVLPEFPFAKNRVDWSGVYGSWQKQGWVTDACLMFESIPQGDWKDIEKDANAYGRAFAKEFGPSGTRKLVESVEIGNEPGKWSDADYARMLKAMAAGVREGDPKLKISTCNLTAGKSGDYEKSVDCLAGLESFYDVLSIHSYAQLENWPTWKRSYPEDPALPKYLKDIEDLCQWRDKHAAGKPVWITEFGYDSTTKPPESSGDFSKWVGVTDEQQAQWTVRSLLVFSAMPVERAYIYFFNDDDKPSLHASSGLTRNFQPKPSFHAVSHLQRTLGDYRFGRMVKNEAGVLRVQEYAHATDPKKVIWAAWVPSGANEARDATLDKVPGKLVGATKMVLAEKSKEIALPKQTGTEVRLRLDGSVVYLSFEKP